The following proteins are co-located in the Streptomyces sp. NBC_00435 genome:
- a CDS encoding MogA/MoaB family molybdenum cofactor biosynthesis protein: MRALVVTASNRASQGVYADKGGPVLAEGLRALGFAVDGPRVVPDGDPVEAALREGVAAAYDVILTTGGTGISPTDRTPDATARVLDYEIPGIPQAIRAESLDKVPTAALSRGLAGVAGHTLIVNLPGSTGGVRDGIAVLSRVLLHAVDQIRGGDHPRPADRPGSAS, encoded by the coding sequence CTGCGCGCGCTCGTGGTCACGGCCTCGAACCGGGCATCGCAGGGCGTGTACGCCGACAAGGGCGGACCCGTGCTCGCCGAGGGGCTGCGCGCGCTCGGCTTCGCGGTGGACGGCCCGCGGGTGGTCCCCGACGGGGATCCCGTGGAGGCGGCCCTGCGCGAGGGCGTGGCCGCCGCGTACGACGTCATCCTGACCACCGGCGGCACCGGGATCTCGCCGACCGACCGGACCCCGGACGCCACCGCCCGTGTGCTGGACTACGAGATCCCGGGCATCCCGCAGGCCATCCGCGCCGAGTCCCTGGACAAGGTGCCGACCGCGGCGCTGTCGCGGGGGCTGGCGGGTGTGGCCGGCCACACCCTGATCGTGAACCTGCCGGGCTCGACGGGCGGGGTCCGCGACGGGATCGCCGTCCTGTCCCGGGTGCTGCTCCACGCGGTCGACCAGATCCGCGGCGGCGACCACCCCCGGCCCGCGGACAGACCCGGGAGCGCGAGCTGA
- the moaC gene encoding cyclic pyranopterin monophosphate synthase MoaC: MSTQSSAGGAAGTRLTHIDEAGAARMVDVSEKDVTTRTARASGRVLVSPRVIELLRGEGVPKGDALATARIAGIMGAKKTPDLIPLCHPLAVSGVKVDLKVVDDAVEILATVRTTDRTGVEMEALTAVAVAGLTVIDMVKAVDKGAVITDVRVEEKTGGKSGDWARS; encoded by the coding sequence ATGAGTACGCAGAGCAGCGCCGGCGGCGCCGCGGGCACCAGGCTGACGCACATCGACGAGGCCGGGGCGGCCCGGATGGTCGACGTCTCGGAGAAGGACGTCACGACGCGGACGGCGCGGGCCAGCGGGCGCGTGCTCGTCTCCCCCCGGGTGATCGAACTGCTGCGGGGCGAGGGCGTGCCCAAGGGCGACGCCCTCGCCACCGCGCGGATCGCCGGGATCATGGGCGCGAAGAAGACGCCCGACCTGATTCCGCTGTGCCACCCGCTGGCCGTCTCCGGGGTGAAGGTCGACCTGAAGGTCGTGGACGACGCGGTCGAGATCCTCGCCACCGTCCGGACCACCGACCGCACGGGCGTCGAGATGGAAGCCCTGACCGCCGTCGCGGTCGCCGGGCTCACCGTCATCGACATGGTGAAGGCCGTGGACAAGGGCGCGGTCATCACCGACGTGCGGGTCGAGGAGAAGACGGGCGGCAAGTCCGGCGACTGGGCGCGTTCGTGA
- the glp gene encoding molybdotransferase-like divisome protein Glp, giving the protein MSKPDAPQDTDRQRLWSVDEHLADVLATVRPLEPIELQLLDAQGCVLVEDVTVPVALPPFDNSSMDGYAVRTADVQGASEEFPAVLKVIGDVAAGSGELPTVGPGQAARIMTGAPLPPGAEAVVPVEWTDGGTGGGAASGMTPASESPEGAAGEVRVHRAAEARAHVRSRGSDVQAGDLALAAGTVLGPPQIALLAAIGRGTVRVRPRPRVVVMSTGSELVQPGEALTAGTIYDSNSFALAAAARDAGAIAYRVGAVADDADTLRSTIEDQLIRADLLVTTGGVSVGAYDVVKEALTDLSTGDEGVDGAGIDFRKLAMQPGKPQGFGTIGPDHTPLLALPGNPVSSYVSFELFVRPAIRALMGLPVSEVSRPSVRAVLEADKALGSPAGRRQFLRGKYDARTGTVSPVGGSGSHLIAALAHADSLMVVPEDVTSVEPGAELEVILLG; this is encoded by the coding sequence TTGAGCAAGCCCGACGCACCGCAGGACACTGACCGGCAGCGCCTCTGGTCGGTGGACGAGCACCTGGCGGACGTCCTCGCCACGGTCCGGCCGCTGGAGCCCATCGAGCTCCAACTGCTGGACGCCCAGGGCTGTGTCCTGGTCGAGGACGTCACCGTGCCCGTCGCCCTCCCGCCCTTCGACAACAGCTCGATGGACGGCTACGCCGTCCGGACCGCCGACGTCCAGGGCGCGAGCGAGGAGTTCCCCGCGGTGCTGAAGGTCATCGGGGACGTGGCGGCCGGCAGCGGTGAGCTGCCGACCGTCGGCCCCGGCCAGGCCGCCCGCATCATGACCGGCGCCCCGCTGCCCCCCGGCGCGGAAGCCGTCGTACCGGTCGAGTGGACCGACGGCGGCACCGGAGGCGGCGCCGCCTCCGGCATGACCCCCGCCAGCGAGTCGCCCGAGGGCGCCGCCGGCGAGGTACGGGTCCACCGCGCGGCCGAGGCACGTGCGCACGTGCGCTCGCGCGGCAGCGACGTACAGGCCGGGGACCTCGCGCTCGCCGCGGGCACGGTCCTCGGCCCGCCGCAGATCGCGCTGTTGGCCGCCATCGGGCGGGGCACCGTACGGGTGCGGCCGCGCCCGCGCGTCGTCGTCATGTCCACCGGCAGCGAACTGGTCCAGCCGGGCGAGGCGCTGACGGCCGGCACCATCTACGACTCCAACAGCTTCGCGCTGGCCGCCGCCGCGCGGGACGCCGGAGCCATCGCCTACCGGGTCGGAGCCGTCGCCGACGACGCCGACACCCTGCGCTCCACCATCGAGGACCAGCTCATCCGGGCCGACCTGCTGGTCACCACGGGCGGGGTCAGCGTCGGCGCGTACGACGTGGTGAAGGAAGCGCTCACGGACCTGTCCACCGGGGACGAGGGCGTGGACGGCGCGGGCATCGACTTCCGCAAGCTCGCCATGCAGCCCGGCAAGCCCCAGGGCTTCGGCACCATCGGCCCCGACCACACCCCCCTGCTGGCCCTGCCCGGCAACCCGGTGTCCTCCTACGTCTCCTTCGAGCTGTTCGTGCGCCCCGCGATCCGCGCCCTCATGGGCCTGCCGGTCTCCGAGGTCAGCCGGCCGAGCGTGCGCGCGGTGCTCGAGGCCGACAAGGCGCTCGGCTCCCCGGCGGGCCGCCGCCAGTTCCTGCGCGGCAAGTACGACGCCCGGACCGGCACGGTCAGCCCGGTCGGCGGATCGGGCTCGCACCTGATCGCCGCGCTGGCGCACGCCGACTCGCTGATGGTCGTACCGGAGGACGTCACCTCGGTGGAACCCGGGGCCGAGCTCGAAGTGATCCTGCTCGGCTGA
- the galU gene encoding UTP--glucose-1-phosphate uridylyltransferase GalU has protein sequence MTQLHPVIKKAVIPAAGLGTRFLPATKATPKEMLPVVDKPAIQYVVEEAVSAGLDDILMITGRNKRALEDHFDRNYELESALIAKGDDDRLKKVQESSDLAAMHYVRQGDPRGLGHAVLCAEPHVGDEPFAVLLGDDLIDPRDPLLSRMTEIQQSSGGTVVALMEVDPAQVHLYGCAAVEATDDPDVVRITGLVEKPDTADAPSNFAVIGRYVLSPAIFGILRETEPGRGGEIQLTDALQKLAADETLGGPVHGVVFRGRRYDTGDRGDYLRAIVRLACEREDLGPEFRTWLHRYVTEEM, from the coding sequence ATGACTCAGTTGCACCCCGTGATCAAGAAGGCCGTTATTCCGGCCGCGGGCCTCGGCACTCGGTTCCTCCCCGCGACCAAGGCGACACCCAAGGAAATGCTCCCGGTGGTGGACAAGCCGGCCATCCAATACGTCGTCGAGGAAGCCGTATCGGCCGGTCTCGACGACATTCTCATGATCACGGGCCGTAACAAGCGCGCCCTCGAAGACCATTTCGACCGCAACTACGAGCTGGAGTCCGCGCTCATCGCCAAGGGCGACGACGACCGGCTCAAGAAGGTCCAGGAATCCAGCGACCTGGCCGCCATGCACTACGTCCGCCAGGGCGACCCCCGGGGCCTGGGCCATGCCGTCCTGTGCGCCGAGCCGCACGTCGGCGACGAGCCCTTCGCCGTCCTCCTCGGTGACGACCTCATCGACCCCCGCGACCCGCTGCTGAGCCGGATGACGGAGATCCAGCAGAGCAGCGGCGGCACCGTCGTCGCGCTGATGGAGGTCGACCCGGCCCAGGTGCACCTCTACGGCTGCGCCGCGGTCGAGGCCACCGACGACCCCGACGTGGTCCGCATCACCGGCCTCGTCGAGAAGCCGGACACCGCTGACGCCCCCAGCAATTTCGCGGTCATCGGACGGTACGTCCTCAGCCCCGCGATCTTCGGCATACTGCGGGAGACCGAGCCGGGCCGCGGTGGAGAGATCCAGCTGACCGACGCCCTGCAGAAGCTGGCCGCCGACGAGACCCTCGGCGGCCCGGTGCACGGCGTGGTCTTCCGAGGCCGCCGCTACGACACCGGGGACCGCGGGGACTACCTGCGGGCCATCGTCCGACTCGCCTGCGAGCGTGAGGACCTGGGCCCGGAGTTCCGCACCTGGCTTCACCGTTACGTCACGGAGGAGATGTAG
- a CDS encoding 5-formyltetrahydrofolate cyclo-ligase, protein MAENQPSRAKTALRRELLAARRALSDDALRTAARALSRSALALPELAGARTVAAYVSIGSEPGTRELLDALRAAGKDVLLPVLLPDNDLDWAAYEGPGSLAGVAHPGKMRLLEPAGPRLGPDAVSGADAVLLPGLAVDRRGMRLGRGGGSYDRVLERLERAGAHPALVVLLYDDEVVARVPEEPHDHPVRAVATPSGVVRFSS, encoded by the coding sequence GTGGCAGAGAACCAGCCCTCACGGGCCAAAACGGCCCTGCGCCGAGAACTTCTCGCCGCCCGCCGCGCCTTGTCCGACGACGCCCTGCGTACGGCGGCCCGCGCACTGTCCCGCTCCGCTCTCGCACTGCCCGAGCTGGCCGGGGCGCGGACGGTCGCGGCCTACGTCTCCATCGGCTCCGAGCCCGGCACCCGGGAACTGCTCGACGCGCTGCGGGCCGCCGGAAAGGACGTGCTGCTGCCCGTCCTGCTGCCCGACAACGACCTCGACTGGGCGGCGTACGAGGGCCCGGGCAGCCTGGCCGGGGTGGCTCACCCGGGGAAGATGCGGCTCCTGGAGCCTGCCGGTCCGCGCCTCGGCCCGGACGCGGTGAGCGGCGCCGACGCCGTACTGCTGCCCGGACTCGCGGTGGACCGGCGCGGGATGCGGCTCGGCCGGGGCGGCGGCTCGTACGACCGGGTGCTGGAGCGGCTGGAGCGTGCCGGGGCGCATCCCGCGCTGGTCGTGCTCCTCTACGACGACGAGGTGGTCGCGCGGGTCCCGGAGGAGCCGCACGACCACCCCGTGCGGGCGGTGGCCACCCCGTCGGGGGTGGTGCGCTTCAGTTCATGA